The window ccctctctctcacccctctgTTATCTTCTGTTACCATCTTTTCACCAATAGTATACAGGTATGTTATCGGTGTTACAGAGAGCTGTCGAACCCAGCCTACCTGTCTgcatttcttcctttcttcatcTTTCTATCTCACCCCttcgtctcccccccccctcccggtcGCTTTCCTTCTTCAGCAAGAGTACATGTGTGTTACCTGTGTTAGCATCATTTCACTAAGAGTACAGGTGTGTTACCTGTGTTAGCGTCATTTCACCAAGAGTACAGGTGTGTTACCTGTATTAGCATAATTTCAGTAAGAGTACAGGTGTACGTGTGTTACCTGTGTTAGCATAATTTCAGTAAGAATACAGGTGTACGTGTGTTACCTGTGTTAGCATAATTTCAGTAAGAATACAGGTGTACGTGTGTTACCTGTGTTAGCATAATTTCAGTAAGAGTACAGGTGTGTTACCTGTGTTAGCATCATTTCACTAAGAGTACAGGTGTGTTACCTGTGTTACCATCATTTCAGCAAGAGTACAGATGTGTCACCTGTATTATCATCATTTCAGCAAGAGTATAGGTGTGTCATCTGTGTTATCATCTTTTCAGCAAGAGTACAGGTGTGTCACCTGTGTTACCATCATTTCAGTAAGAGTTCTGGTGTGTTACCTGTGTTACCATCATTTCACCAAGAGTACAGGTGTGTTACCTGTGTTAACATTATTTCACTAAGAGTACAGGTGTGTTACCTGTGTTAACATTATTTCACTAAGAGTACAGGTGTGTTACCTGTGTTAGCATCATTTCACTAAGAGtacaccgtcgcgatataaccttcgtggttgaaaacgacgttaaacaccaaataaagaaagactaaGAGTACAGGTGTGTTACCTGTGTTAGCATCATTTCACTAAGAGTACAGGTGTGTTACCAGTGTTAGCATCATTTCACCAAGAGTACAGGTGTGTTACCCGTGTTGCAGAGTGCTGATGGACCCGGCCTACCTGTCGCACGCGGGCCTCCACATGTTCGTGCAGACCCAGATGTCTGTGGAGCAGATACAGGATTACCTTCACGGCAAGGTATCGGAGGAACGAATCGAGGAGATCTGGAGCTATCGCGGCCATCTCGACGCCTACGGGGCTCAAACGTAAGCCACCCCACACCAaaacaatatatttttttttataggtACGGTTCCCCGACTAACCCTATTTTATAGCCCGACCTGAACTTTTTTCCAtaggaaaaaaaaatcattttgttCTCATgaaaaaacacgcacgcacgcacgcacacacgcacgcacgcacgcacgcacgcacgcacgcacgcacgcacacacacacacacaactcaacATTTTGTTATTTATTATTTGTGTCATTTCGATTCGGAGCGAACTATTTAGAAGATaagtgtcctaaccaaggcaCAGTGAAGCCTGCATGTATTCTATTTAAGGCTTAAAACGACAGAAAACGATTTGTGACTGGATCTGTGGATATGGATGCTTCAAACGAGGCAATAGACGAGGAAGAGATTTTGCAGTGCGTGTGGATAATGTTTCCTTTGGCGTGACCTTCTCTTTATTACAGAGCACATTAACGCTACCTGTTCCAAGATAGAGGCTAATTGGTCATAAgtggacgttaaaactaattagtcagttctttctttttctgttgcaGCTGCTTACTCAACAGCCTTCACTACGAGCCTATCGTCATCAGCTTCTCACCAGACGAGGAGAATGTCGATCCCTGTCGATCACCGCCCATCAAGGGACTAGATACTTTGCTTGACATACACACCCCTCCTGGTCAGCTCTCAGTGCCGGAGTCCAGCCAACGGTCAATCGCTCCTTGCGGGGCCGGTCCGGACTCCACCGCTTGTGACCAACACTGGACGTCAACCCCAGACTCTGGCTTCCAAGGCGCTGGGCAGGAGTCGTCAGGATCGTCTGCCTCATCGGCAgaaacgacaacaacgacggcATCGACGACGGAGGCTGTTAAATCGCCAGAGTCAGGAAAGTCGTCAGCGGAGACAACGACTACCATAAAAAGTGTGCGCTATCAATCTCAAGCAAGCACTGAGCAAAAATACAGCATCAACGGAGattgagagggagagggaggggggggggggggggggggggagggggggtatttGTCATATCTCTTCCTTGATGTTTTGAAGAACATGTCGGATTGTCTTAGCTCTTGGTTTTCTATGAAGCCAAAATGCGGACGTTGATATTTGGAAGAGCTTGGGGGTTTTGTCCTAATACTGGCTTTTTCTCAAAGAAAGCGTGACTTCCCGGCGAGAAGACGATGTGATGAGTTTGTCCTGGTGTTTCAAACCATACATTACAATGGATCCATTTTCGTCAGCCAAGACAAGATACGCCGGTGAAGTCTTGTATCGTCACTAATAAAGAACAGATCAAAGTGTACCTAAAGTGCTAACATATCGAAACTGAACGGTATTAAgagcaggtgaagatcattgcCGAGTTGTGAACTGAGGTTGTGACGATTGTGCCGGAATTAAAGGTTTCCTGAGACAGATATTGCTGTTAGAACtggtgactgagtgtgtgtgtgtgcgcgcgcgtttgtttgtgtgtgtgtgtgtttgtgtgtgtgtgtgcccgcgcgtttctgtgtgtgtgtgtgtgtgtgtgagtgtgtgtgtgcgtgcgtgcgtgtgagcgtgcgtgtgtgcttgtatgcgtgcatgcgcgtgtgtgtgcgtgcttgtgtgtgtgcatgcgtgcatgcgcgcgtgtgtgcttttgcgtgcatgcgtgcgtgcgtgcatacgtgcatgcgtgtgcgcgcgtgtgtgcgtgtttgggcGTATTTATATCTTTCAAGCAAGAAACGAAAGAAAGGAAACCAGCAAAGAAAAGCAATTAAGATGGTGCCAGCAATGTCCCCCCTTACCTGAATCTTTTTTTGTACCTAGAATGTGACGTTTGAAACGGAGGAAAGAAGATTGTTATTCAAACTACCACTGCGAGGGAATAATAATCGCGCTTGGTACTTTTGCTACAGGATATTCTACCTGTTTTTTTGGACACAAGCTTtagatgtttttttaaaatatttttcattTACATATTTTCACGATCATACGATAATTGCATAATTCATAGTTAATTTGTTTTTCAGCAAAGAGTCCACATAATTCTATAATTGCTCTGGATCATTTCTATAACATGAGGAAAGGAGAGCCAGAAAAACCAGCATAATTCTTCTGTCTTAGAGTAGAACTGCCTAACTGCCTTGTCTTAAGCCTGTTTTAAATGTGTGTTCTCGAAACTTCAAAACAATGGAAATATGCAATTATTTTATGATCGTTATGAATCATGTGTTTGAAGAAGGGACACAGACGTGTCACTGAGAAACATAGAATCAACACGTGCAACAGTTGCAGGCAATTTTGAGTAATTTTATTTTCGAGGTTTTTGACTGAACATTTTAAGATTCTCTTTatgggaccggcacggttggcctagtggtaaggcgtccgccccgtgatcgggaggtcgtgggttcgaaccccggccgggtcatacctaagactttaaaattggcaatctagtggctgctccgcctggcgtctggcattatggggttagtgctaggactggttggtccggtgtcagaataaggtgagacatgaagcctgtgctgcgacttctgtcttgtgtgtggcgcacgttatatgtcaaagcagcaccgccctgatatggcccttcgtggtcggctgggcgttaaaggcatactaacgcactcccgtgtttacaaagtgtagtttgcccacaatcgatgtcaaacgcaccataagaccatataatgacgatatgtcaccatgcgcggaccataatacatgcattacagcttgttctagcctctgaaaaagtgaggatgtcaacaaagccgcggtgttagctcccttgcatcaacgttacatgtgttgccaaatctataaataggaccatctagatcaaaataaaaattcaaatatctcaacatttaagggctcctagaccacaatattttgcagggaacttaatttagtctgtctccagctctgggtaaagcaattagcgtgtatattcatcagctttctatgcctttaagcaaacaaacaaacaaacaaacaaacaaaatggctGCCTATGACTATGACTTTGTTGGCCTGAATGTTAGGGAGAAGAATAAATAATTAtgttgaacatttattttttattttttattttttattttttggttgatctcagttgcatgcaggcagcttcaaccctatcttttttgcctctctcaaagatgcatacaatatccagaggggagccatatctataaataccaacacacattttggctatcactATCAAATAATTCATATAACTTATCATTGCCTTGaaactttgtgaattttcaaacacGCCCCAAAAAACTTTCTTTACagtaattttaataatcatattatatttacaattcactttatcctcaacgcatttccaaatttccagaacgaacaaaagtcaaagctggcaactcaggtttgtattcagcgaaatttgcacgaaatgcacgcacgagatgcgacttttccttctattttctctctttgggactttcatttgcgttagctcggtttgatatgaaaaaccgaagaaaagccctgccattttgcactgagaaactttggaagtagcgtgtttactcctgggtctcgctgtagtacaattaccctcacttacttcctcctttgcttccaAAGTAAGCTCTTTTTCCGTCCCAtacatgcgaaagtgaggatgtacttccgatgtcgctcaaaactttggaagtagTCGCAAGCTACTCTCAGTTGCTTCCTcactttgcttcgaagtaaggctgatggggtctatgtcgaccaaaagagtgggattccctgtaggtggagttcctggatgGGGAATCCCTGTATtaagggaatcccacagggtggagtttttcaataaaatttgcaaaccatactcacatttctaagaaatataaaaaaagattgaaaaacatcacattctaccgatgtcgccaagcatcatgTGACTTTTAGCGATATtagcgacacgctacaggaactaaaccctgtggtattccctgtatacagggaatccccctccaggaactccacctacagggaatcccactcttttggtcgacatagaccccatcagccgaAGTAAGCCCTtattccggcccatgcatacgaacgtgaggcaagtactttcgatgtcactcaaaacttcgggagttgtcgcgaaccgCCCCCACAACCATACGGGTCCAGGTGTTGTGTGATGATTTGATTTaaaagactgtgtgtgtttgtgtacaggGAGGTAAGAATGGAATTAGATGTCATTTTAATCCTTCTGTTCTATCTCTGTCGAACACGGGTAAAATGTGCTGGCCATTTCAAGCCCCCATTTAAAATAAATGACTCACATTGATTACAGTTTTCTTGGTtgatttttatgtttgttttataGTGAACTGTGTATATTCCATTGTTGTGTCTTCTCACTCCCACTCAGTTCGTTCACTGACCACTCATTAGTATTTGAACAAGGTATTCATTCTCTTTGTGTCCAGACATTTTCCGtcacccctccctctctttttccccCTCACCCTTTCCgagtccctctctctttccctctctccctctccctttctccctttctctctctttttctcgcgccccctctctatgtctctctgtgtgtctttccctatctctctctctctttctttccctatctctctctgtctctctctctctgtttccctctgtctctcattatttctgtgaggttaccctcatggactatataaaatcttatcttatcttatttccccctccccccccatctgtctctttctccctcctaCCTCTCCCTTTTTCACCCCtatctctcgctttctctccctccccccccccccctttgtctcttcctccctctctcctcactttctctctctctctccctccccccctctctctctccccctctctgcccctccctcttctctctgcctccctctctctccccactttctctctccctcaccctcTCCCTCCGCCCTCAACACCAGTCCTGCTCTCACCAGTGAGTCGTGATCTCTTGTTCAGTCCCGGACGGAAAAGTTGGCACAGACAGAATTAGCCTTTCCCATCAGGGCAGGCAGAAAATGCTTCTTTTACGACGCTATTGCATGACGCCGGTGTTTGATTTCCTACGTGGTTTGCGAGCCGATCCAGGTTTTTGAAATAACTCGATccaagtttttttcttcttgtaatAACCTTCTTTTCTGTATCCAAGTTCCTTTTTTGAatgatcgtttttacatttagtcaagtttttaatAGCTGCTTCTGATAAAAGCAGGCTTGATTTAGGCTCAGCAATTCCAGACACGGAGCACAGAAGCGGAGATTATTGAATTGATtagaaatttaaaaataaatatgaATCTCTTAACAGGACTCTGATGTACGCATGAATTGCGTAATACGTTAAACTCTTTCAAACGGCTGGAGATGTTAGAAAGTTTATGTATAGactaggaatcgagacgagggtgatggtggtgtgggtggtggtggtggtatgtgtgtgtgtgtgtggagcgaatCCAAGAAAACTACTGGAGAAATCTTTACAAAACTTCACATACAAATTCTCCCAGATGATATCCCcatcagctttttcatttattttgataaatgtctttgatgacgtcatatctagGTTTTTACACAAAATTGAGGCGACACTGTGACGACCTCCTTTCTAATCAAATTTATTGGAATTTTTGTTAATTATTCTGTGAcccagtccggactatgggattgcatttcagctcggaagcttaaagTTAgttaattaaaataatttgttCTTTTTCATTCATACAGgcaagtagacagacagactgaccgtAGTAcagagagaaaggcagacataatagatagacagacacacagacagacacacagacagacacacagacggacatgcagacagccaggcagatagacagatggacaggcaggcagacaggcatgcaggcagacaggcaggcagacagacagacagacagacatacaagacagacagacagagagacagataggcaggCCGACATGCACACGGACAGCaggacagacataaagacagatagacagacatacagacacacagacaggcagacatacagacagacagacaggcagacagacagacaggcagataggcaggccgacatgcacacagacagcaggacagacagaaagacagatagacaaacataaagacagacagacacacacacacacaagacagactgacagacaggtagacagacacaccgaccgatggacaggcaggcagacagacaggcaggtaggcaggcagatagacagacaggcaggcagacaggcgggcagacaggcaggcagacagggagATAGAAAGATGGAAAGGCAGGTAGACAGGCACACATACAGCAggacagtaagaaagacagatagacatggacaggcaggcagacagacagacagacagacagacaaacagacacacagacagagagacagacacacagacagacaggcaggcagacagccagacaggcaggcagacaggcaggcagacagacagaaagacagacagacagacagacagacagacagacaggcagataagcagacaagcagacaggcagacagacagacagacagacaggcaggcagacagacaggcagacagacagacttgtCTGCGGCAGGACGATCGATATAACACTTCCCAGTCAAGGGACAATAACCGCGCGATAAACATTAAGGGGACCAAAACAAATGTCGGTTTATTTCTTCACGGCTGTGACACAAACACGAAAAGCGAGTAAACAACTGACATGGTTCCTCTCAGTCTGAGGGATCAGGAACAAAGAAAATGCACAGGTCACTGTCTCATTTCCCTTAATTGTTGCAACCGCGTGCAGCTGCAGCATTTAGGGACAGATAAAACACAAACTGAATTTTGCACAAAAACTATCTCTCGGGGGTTCATTTGCAAAAGGTGCGCGTGCAGATAGATAGACTGATGcgtgattttttttatcttctgtCGCCTGAGAGATGCCAGTCTAAATTAAATTGTCTGGAACCGAACAATTTGTGAATGTTTTGAATTGTATTTAAATTAAACGATCCATGAAttcagtagtgttgttttcatgGTTTTGGAGTCGAGACAACGGTTCGCTCTAGTTTTGCAGCAAAGCCTGACGCTTGTTTGATTAAGCATTATAAAAATAGTATTGAGACGACCTTATTTTTGTGGAAAGCCTCTTGCACTAAACAAGactgaacacacaaacactattCGCACTAGTTTTTCAGTGAAAGGAAAGCCCATTATAATACACATAGTAAACATAGTAAAAAGCAAACGTATTCGGTCTCCcgctctgtctctttctgtctgtctgtctgtctgtctgtctgtctgtctgtctctctctctctgtctctgtctgtctctctccctctctctctcactctctctctctattttggGCGAGGGGTGGATGTAACAAAAAAGTATGAGAATGTGTATCCCATTACCCTCGGAAAATACAGATTGATCTTATCTTATctatgagaaagagagagagagagagagagagagagagagagagagagagagagagagagagagagagagagagagagagagagagagagagagagagagagagagagagagagagagagagagagagagagagagagagagagagagagagagagagagagagagtcatttttgttacgtactcataacaaaacaaccaaacagCAGACAAAGGGTCAGTATGAACCGACCTGATCAGTCAAAAAGGCGCGGGAACGACTGCTCTGGTTTTGCAGGTTAAATAACGCTTACTAAAAAAAAGCATAGCCAGAAAAAGTGTGAGCCAGACTTAATTTTGGGGACAATGTGTcgtataaatagagaatactacatggctggctgtgtcgtaccagatttacacgaggtttttttttttagatattgaactgcgagcgaaagccgcgagctgttcactatctgaaaaagcaacgagtgtaaatatggtacgaaacagcaagccatgtagtattctgtttatcctacatactgtactttcgtgtattttactgaaaatgtcctgcagttgaggcagctaaattgaagacgcttgttttggaacctcgatctcttccaaagcctcatgcaatctattacgtcaaagcaaagaaacgtcactctgaaagtgtggcgtgacgtgttagttctaaaaattcatcgagggtaattagcgagcgcaattttttgtTCTATAATGgggtttgtctcggtgacattggcatcataagcagtggaaaaacaggtccctgccagacttgcttgacatgacctcatttacatgatatacacacgtgtgatttgaacgattattatctcacgagtgtctctctcacgtatgtaggataaacagcaGGAATAAACATGAGAGCAGACAATAGGTCTGACAGACTTCCTTTTTGACCCGTTCTCTTGGCCATTAGCCCCTATCTCCCCTTCACTctcaccacccctccccccccttccaaTGTCTCCACTATATCCCCCTAATCCCTTATCGGGTGAGGGAtggacttaaaaaaaataaaaatagacaATGCATGCTTACTCCACTACCAGTGAAAATAAAAGTTTTCTTTCTCTAAtggcccccccccctcatcctccCCATCTGCACCCCCTCAAGCTGAGTTATGCTATTTTGTCTTTGTCTCAAACACAAATCTTGTTTGTGGCACGtcgtttttgctttgctttgtaaaaaaaacccacgatgTATGTGATTCTTGAAGTCTTCTTACGTTCTCGCAAGGCAGGGAAAAGCGAAAAGGTTTATTTCATAAAACCCAAGAGAGGTAGATGAATACTATATAGAAGATAAAATAATACTAACGGAAGAAAAGCaaactgtttaaaaaaacaaacaaataaacttagTCCGgcgaaataaaataaaatgaggATTTCGTaattcaaagaaaacaagaaattcctccgaggtaggaaaaacacccccgtcaaagggaaataaccttctcagttggtggcagtgactgagtgagaatggttatttccctttgaccattaagacgtccctctataagtccttgtataatcttaatccaccaataactccctaaccgtgtgtttgactggtcccaagttttgtaaggaccgtctcaggaatgtatagaacctgttcaccaagtttggtgacgatcggtccgttcattcttgagatctatatgcgaacacaaacaaacaaacaaacaaacaaacacatcgagcgaaacctatacacacccctataccgggggtgtaataagttGACAAGTTCTGATCGTGTACATTTGTCATGAATGTTtgttttctctcctgtatgtggcGACAGATAAGTTCTGATCGTGTACATTTGTCATGAATGTTtgttttctctcctgtatgtggcGACAGACAAGTTCTGATCGTGTACATTTGTCATGAATGTTtgttttctctcctgtatgtggcGACAGATAAGTTCTGATCGTGTACATTTGTCATGAATGTTtgttttctctcctgtatgtggcGACAGATAAGCGAAGTGTgcaaaagaatgaaagaaaaacaaaattccgAACACCATGTCATTGAAAGAGAACACCGACAAACACATTCTCATATCGTATGCAGTTCatgtaccccccccctctcatccccTGGCTACCTACCAACTCCCTCCCTCCGTTTTCCTTTGCACTTTCAAGCCATGTGAACTAAGGGAAAGATCCTGGACCGGTGTGatacgagaaaattactcccacgagatttttactccggagtaaacatgtcgtacgaaaaagttactccctttacgaaaaaagcactcccccattgcacgactgagaaaattactccccaagacaggtgagttccgagtaaacatttcgtacaaaaatgttactctcctgacgaataaataacgaataaattacttcaccccaacacgagcaatttaacttcccatgccaggtgtacgatatttttactcccttgtccccttgttAGTTCTTGgaggtggaaggggtggaaggagggtagcgcgacattcgcgtgcgcgagatcacttattggcattatcccttcgcccgcatcccatttttgcgtacgagatttttactggaagtaaaaaaaatggggagtaaaaatttcgtggagggagtcattttttcgtgccttggggagttcttttctcgtacgaaaagtgtactcggagtaagaatttcgtacgaaatatttactccggagtaaatttttcgtggagtaaaaatttcgtgttacaccggcgaaCAATCTCTAAAAAGCAAAACCTTCTCAACcctcagaacacacacacacgcagattaaaaaaaaatcaatgcatGATGAATTACAAAAAAACCAGTTGGTTATACCTACATCTATTTGCAACCCCCCCTTCCCACACGCACGCTAGCacgaacgtacacacacattctctctctctcacacacacacacacacacaaacacacacacacacacgcacacacacacacacacccgctctctctctctccctctctctctcatcacgACCAACGCCGTCCACCCCACTCACACCTCCATgtcttattattttttttccaccATCGACATACTGTGTCATAGTCTATTTCACATAGACCAATGCTTACTCCATCACACTAGAAGCGAACgaggagaaagaaaaagaactccACACAAAAATAGGAACGCACTGTCAGAACATGTACATGACACAAACCGTCACAAAAAGGCAATACGACAATTTCTCTCTGGCTCGCCAggctctgtgtctctgtcccggtctgtctgtgtgtgtgtctgtgtgtctgtgtgtttgtgtgtctgtctgcctgcctgcctgcctgtctgtctgtctgtctgtctgtctgtctgtctcagtcctAACTCAGTGCAAGTGAACTGTTAAGTTGACGAAAATAATTAGATACACTCTCACTCCTTATCTCCCTCTTGTTGTCTCTCTCATACCTCCAAACCCGtatatcccccctccccctcccccctccccctcccgccCACATTCCCCACAACTCTGCCCCTTCTTCCAAAACCCGCATCTTCATCTCCTGTCCATAAGCAATCCCAGAAAGTTCAACTCCTAACGCAGGGCACACAGCGAAACAATTCCACGCCTTGCATGACTCCGTGGGCAGAGAAGACTCGAAGGCATGTGTTCGTGTCAGCCCGATTGTGTCCTGTGAGCTTCAACCTAACGGGCACGTTGGGCCCGGCGGTCCAACACTCACATGGGGTCTGTGTGGTCTTGGCAGCTGGTTTAAAGCCCCGGGGACGGTGTGGGGGTAGATAGGGGTGGTGGGTGTGGGGGTAGATAGGGGTGGTGGGTGTGGGGGTAGATAGGggtggtgggtgtgggtgggttgTGATTGCAGCAAAAGCGCTCCTGTGACGGTGAATCTTCTGAGTTACGTGCGCAGGGTAAttttcacgtgtgtgtgtgtgtgtgtgtgtgtgttagtgtgcgtgcgtgcgtgcgtgcttgcgtgcgtgcgtgcgtgtgtgtgtgtgtgtgagtgtgtgcgtgtgtgtttgtgtgtgtctgtgtgtgtgtgtgtgtgtgctttgttctcctctctctctttctttgagtgtcaatcgatcaatcaatcaatcaatcaatcaatcaatcaatcaatcagtcaatcaacaAATCAAACAACTAATCgatgaatgaatggatgaatcaatcaatcactgaataaatcaatcaagctcTTTATCATTGTGCATCGtacaatgaatcaatcaatgactcaatcaatgaatcaatcaatgaatcaatcaaggaatcaatcaatgaatcaattaATGAATCAATCTTTATCTTTTCTCTCTGAcccattcctctctctctctctctctctctctctctctctctctcacacacacacacacacaccctctctctctcacacacacacacacacacacacacacacacacacacacacacacacacaaacacacacacacacacacaaacacacacgcacacactcacacacacacacatacacaaaaaacccacccacacacacactcacatagcctacacacacacacacactctcacacacgcacacacacacacacacacactcacacacactctctctctctctctctctctctctctctcttgttctcttaaaataataataataataataataagaagaacatttatatagcgctaaatcaaaaactttcgttaaaaaggcttgctctaagc of the Littorina saxatilis isolate snail1 linkage group LG14, US_GU_Lsax_2.0, whole genome shotgun sequence genome contains:
- the LOC138947076 gene encoding sorting nexin-11-like isoform X2; amino-acid sequence: MMGIVNLRVHFSDDERTCKERRPAHKRAGCTLKIVLPETSYSSFGSYTTYCIYLQSYSSAFRLHRTETRRRFSDFVWLRKELDKIDNWRSPPPLSARRFWNLLDPEFVEERRQQLETWTREVLMDPAYLSHAGLHMFVQTQMSVEQIQDYLHGKVSEERIEEIWSYRGHLDAYGAQTCLLNSLHYEPIVISFSPDEENVDPCRSPPIKGLDTLLDIHTPPGQLSVPESSQRSIAPCGAGPDSTACDQHWTSTPDSGFQGAGQESSGSSASSAETTTTTASTTEAVKSPESGKSSAETTTTIKSVRYQSQASTEQKYSINGD
- the LOC138947076 gene encoding sorting nexin-11-like isoform X1, with the translated sequence MGVLGLGMGEASTVDLKISHDLNGESFEALKDLRAGCTLKIVLPETSYSSFGSYTTYCIYLQSYSSAFRLHRTETRRRFSDFVWLRKELDKIDNWRSPPPLSARRFWNLLDPEFVEERRQQLETWTREVLMDPAYLSHAGLHMFVQTQMSVEQIQDYLHGKVSEERIEEIWSYRGHLDAYGAQTCLLNSLHYEPIVISFSPDEENVDPCRSPPIKGLDTLLDIHTPPGQLSVPESSQRSIAPCGAGPDSTACDQHWTSTPDSGFQGAGQESSGSSASSAETTTTTASTTEAVKSPESGKSSAETTTTIKSVRYQSQASTEQKYSINGD